The window TGTTTGAATACTTTATTTCAAGCAGATAAAAGTTCAAAAGTAACTTCTTTAACTGCCAAACACAACTAAATTATCTATACCCCTCATGGCCCACTTCTATAACATTTCCTATACTTTAACCAGGTGTGAAATTATGGAcagattttaatatttttctgaTTTTGATTGACAAAATGAATATTTCTAGTTAATTGTGAGCTGCATGGTTGAAAGGATCTGAATATTAGGACATATTTGCTGCTTTGTATAATGTGTAGTATGACATGACCATGCTGTATGTACATTTGTGTAAATAATTGCCTAGTTTATGCAATTCAATTATGCAGTTATTTATTGTTCCAATTTAAGCCTTTAGAAATGTTTGTGATCAATATTGTACAACAGTAATGAACTAGTAGGTCAGATTAGAAAATGCAGAGGTAAATTTGTGTCAGTTTAAATCTAAACTCAACGATAAAATATACACAACACTGATTATATTtctgtaaatatatatttaattcactcctgcctttcaaaaacaatcgtGTTATAAGCGTTCAACAGCAAGATACCTAACAAAGTCAAGATAACGGCTGAATCTCAGAAATGGGATGTAAAATGGTCAAATATGTGTAAATATGATCAAAACAGGAATATAAAAAGGACCAATAGCCACTTGTTTAATACACTCCATAACAAGCACTGGCAAACCAGCAACATGTTTGACTTGAAATGTGGAGTTGATGCCTACAATTCATGGTCTTCCAGAAGTCTCACAATGCATACATACAAGTCTTAAATATAGTGATGTCCTAAAACCTTACTTAAATACAAgtagacaaaacacacagccacTAGGCAGGACAGTCCAACTCTGGGCTATTGGAGGTTTGATGCAATCATCTTCCATGGACGTGTCAAAAGCAGCATTTGGCATCACCATCCATCCTTTTGGCTCAATGCTACAGTAGGTCCTTGACCTTTGGCACTTGTGTAGAACTGAAAGGACTGGATAGGATAGCCAGTGAGGACAATAAAGCCATTTCTATGAGACCTTTAGTTTTAAGTCATCTCATCTGCATTACATAATTCTGAACTCATCCAATCCTTTCCCATTCGGCTGACACAAAGATCCTAAAGGCTAGCAAAGAGTGAGAATCAACATACACAATaaaccctccatcctcccctgagTCTCAGTACCACAGCCCCTATCTAAGGGCCAGCATGTGGACCTGGTAGATCTCCTTGGGGAAGTTCATTTGCTGTTCTTCGTGGACAATGTGCAGGCCTGAACGGCCCACCAAACTCCGCAGGAGGGCCAGGTCCCGGCACACACTGCTGTCCACCTCATCGGGCACCACACCCTCGTACGCCACATTGTCCTTGACTACGATCAGCCCGTTGGGCCGCAGGCCACCCCGGCAACGCCGCAGGAACTCCACCAGGTGATCGTCAGTCAAGTGGCCTGAGAGGTAGCAGAGGAGAACAGATTTACTAGGATGTTTATATTATATGATCTATTGTATATATTTTAATACAAAAACATCACTCGATGCTTGTCTAATCATTAAACCACTACCAAATCAACATAGTGGCTCAAACCCATTTGTTTCACCCACAAGCAGTTTCAAATACCACTTGCTGTCCTTGTAAAAGACTTACCGATTACCCACTGGATCCAAATGACATCATAACGTCCATCCTGCGGGACAAAATCCTGCAGGCCACAGCAGAAGTAATTCTCCACCCGTTTGCCGTCTTGATCACCCAGATATACCTTGGCCTTATCCAGAAACTCCTGCGTCACGTCCACCAAGTCTACCGAGCGGAACAGAGGCAACAACAGGCGCTTGGTGATCCGCCCGATGCCGGCGCCGCAGTCCAGGGCACAGCCCATGCCAGTTTTTCCTTCACCCTCCTTTTAAAGCAGGGGTAGATCGGATAGTGGATGAGTAGCGTAAGTTGCTGCATGACATGCTGATTTATCGGCAGCTCACATTTGAAAAGGTTTGTGCTCTTCAAAGGCAGATTCTGCAATTGGTAATCAAGTACAATGTACTTTGTATCCTCATTAAACATAAATCCAGTACACATGAGCTGGCTTGTGGgattcattaacccttgtgttatcttcgggtcattctgacccatcagtcattgtgacccaccgtcgtattgcgacagatttaccgcatacaaagacaaagtgaagcattttcttttaaccgttgggctgtctcagaccccccacattgcaaaggttaaaagaaaattattttaatttgtttttgtattgggtaaaattgggtaaacacaacgatggttcgttatgaacctttgggtcatgtgacccgaaggcagcacgagggttaaggctcTGAAACTATACTAGATTTATACTAGATGCTACCAtaactttatttttattttttatcccaCGTACATTTCAATGTGTTTCAGTTGATGTGAGGGAATGCCTTACGCCAAGGAACTTCTGCAGAAACGTCTTAGAGCCATTGAGGTCTATATTAGAGATGCTGCCATAGCCTCCAAGCATCCCGTCCACGGTTGGCGCCACATCCTTCCAATACTCCTCTGCCTTGGCGTAGAATATGGTCTCATTCTCCACAATGTCACTCATCTTATCTGAATAGCACAAATGTCTTGGGTAAATAAACCTAAATTGAAAATAAAACTTCTCTTATACAAAATGAAGCTACCTTTCACTGTTTAGGTTGGATTTGTATGC of the Osmerus eperlanus chromosome 14, fOsmEpe2.1, whole genome shotgun sequence genome contains:
- the ntmt1 gene encoding N-terminal Xaa-Pro-Lys N-methyltransferase 1 — translated: MSDIVENETIFYAKAEEYWKDVAPTVDGMLGGYGSISNIDLNGSKTFLQKFLGEGEGKTGMGCALDCGAGIGRITKRLLLPLFRSVDLVDVTQEFLDKAKVYLGDQDGKRVENYFCCGLQDFVPQDGRYDVIWIQWVIGHLTDDHLVEFLRRCRGGLRPNGLIVVKDNVAYEGVVPDEVDSSVCRDLALLRSLVGRSGLHIVHEEQQMNFPKEIYQVHMLALR